Part of the Ziziphus jujuba cultivar Dongzao chromosome 8, ASM3175591v1 genome is shown below.
tttcagtgcaggtaaatttgtggtaagtaaatcccttaggggaggtgctgccggattttccgttggaaggttcggtggtatttccctgggatcagggctgtctagggttccggaggaggaattctggacgggtcctgacataaacaGAAttgaaggggggaaaaaaaggggTAAAAAACAAAGGATGTCCTTCCCAAGTGATTGATGTCCATTCGCTAACAACCATTAATGTCACGATTTCCATAATATCTTTAAATATGAGAAGGTAATTTGCTTtggataacatatatatatatatatatatacacacacccacacacacacacacacatattcgTAAATTTCTTTAAACAATATTTAGAAACATAAAGaaacttaatttttattagtttaaaatcaaacattttatttttttctatatacaaaagaatatttatttattccattccacaaaatcaaacaaaaactttgaaatatatttttaatagttttatcattggagtaaatttagaaatatagaattataattcaataaaatttcattaacaaacaaaattaaataatataataattataaaatcatcaacaaaaagcaaaagagaaatCCAACTTTAATATTAGGTTAAAAGTATTGTAAATTATTGGAATGCTCAAACAaaattcagtttttatttttcgaCATATTTTGGAAAATAGTAGAATGATTTAAGATGGAAaaatattgtaataaaaaataataataaaacattcaattcctaattaaaaaaaaaaaagaattatagtAATCATAATGAGAATTCCTGATGAAAAACAAAGAATTCTactaatgaaaaacaaaaaaattctaataattttaatttcctaatgaaaaacaaattaataaaggaactctttttacatatatagaagtgtatatatatatatatatataaagaagctACGGTACGGTCCATCTACATGTGGATCTGCACCAAAgtcgatttaaaaaaaaaaaaaaaagttagcttTGTTGTCTATGTGTACATAACTGTACACAGCAAAATcaacacttcttttttttttaagtatcaaCTTTGATACAGATCGGCATGCCCACGGACCGTACCGTagtctttctatatatatatatatatgtgtgtgtaaagTTATACATTAAAcattattgaaaaaagaaagaaaaaaatcttcCATAAGTTGATAACgagatttataataataatgttcGTTATGATATTATTCAGTGTTTTCTTACCTCCAAACATAAGAATATTAATGTTTGATAAGTGGatattttggataaatttttgtAAGAATATCAAAGAAAACATTTTATTATACACTTAAACTTTGGAATTTGTGATAAGTGAAACAATGTTATAttggatatgataaaaataaagaaaatgagaaattttctatgtaaaatataattttatttgtttttctagaTGGAAAtgattgtatttgtattttatttctgatataaaattatgatttcTCTATTGTTGGATTGTTTTGCTAAATAATATTCTCAAACTAATTTTATGCCTGCAATAATATAATGAATGATTATAATAAGTTAAATAGTTAAACTACTAGGGCCTAGCAATGTGTcaaacatatattcatatcatatcCTGTTATATTGTgtttatatcaaatttttttatccgAATACAACCGgttaactttttatatttagatatgTAGACTTGAattcatttaataaatttttacataatttatcATCCAACATGTTAATCCATAaagtatatatgttaaattttgattaagtaccaaaatgatataataaagcatttttttttaagcaaaaacaATCAAATAGAAATGTTTATTGTAAGGTAAACatctcaaagaaaaaaaaaagcatccacGTACTAAAATTCCACGTACATTAATTATTGtcaattcaaaatattataaattaaatctaTATTAAACATCCATATAAGTAACATGcattatcaatttaaaatgttcaaaaattataaattgggccattatttaaaatttagaagaTAATAAATCTAGAATATAtcactatttaaatttttagataaaattaattatggggtaaaattattatgttatataaaattacataaatatccTAACTAATGGGTTTAATGGTTTTATCCATTATTATTTGatcttttaatgattttattaattaatattgatttaaaCTCAAACTAATATCATAAATCAAAACTCATAAATTGTCATAAATTGtcgtataaatttatattatattaatagatTGTGTTATATTTTGTCGGCCTATATAATACTTTAACAAATGGTAAACACCTGTGGTCCTGTACAAGTGGAAACCTTCGAAAACCTTCCTAACTTCCTTTGACATAAGTTTGATTGCACTGGAGAGTTGCTCATATTCCTGGTTGttagtaaattaaaattttctttttttggtttttgattacACAAAATTTAGTAttcaaacaatataaaaaactattattaaataaaataaatattaattcaaatataattgaGTCATACTTGGACTCAGCCTTCCGGCCCATTCCATAAAAACTTTTAACCCAATGTGACCCATCGGACCTTTGATGGATAAAAGAGAACCAGATGCCCCATTCGGACTTATTACTTGAACGGGTTTTGAACAGGGCCAAGCCGACGGATGAatctaactttttttctttttttggtggggTAAAACGGATGAATCTAACttcataaatgaattttttagggcatataaatattttgatcgacttaaaccaaagaaaaagaaaatatatataacgaTATCTATTTAATCCATCATCGAACTCGAATCGGTTCCTTCCTGTGCTTTCTGCCTCAAGCGCGAAGCAGCACCGgcaacagtgaaacgccaccgTTTTGGCTCTCACAATCTGTGTCGCTATGGACGCCTCCATGGATGACGCTCCCGTTCTTCTCGACCGCGCTTCTCGAGCTAGCAGAGGGAAGAGGTGACCCaaaaaactataattaaaaaaaaaaaaaaatctccatttTTGAAGTAGCATAAATGTTTCTTAATGGCTTCCTTCTCAGtttgtttcatttattttcattttctgtcAGGATGACAAAGTTGCTGGACGACGAAATTGAAGAGGACGAGTTGTTTTGGAACCAGGATGCTCTCAAAgaggtttttcctttttttttttttttttttgggaagaattAATGCGTTTGTTTCGAATtatctaaatatattttgactgcATTTGGTAGGAAGAGGATGATACTAACTATGAAGAAGAGCAAGAGGTTGCTGATGAGTTCGATAGCGATTTCGACGAAGATGTGAGTTCTTATTTGGCTTTCTTTGTGAATTATGAAAATCTTCTGTATTGCATTTCTTTTTGGGCTCAGTCAAAATTTGTTTGTAGGAACCTGAGCCAGAAGAAGAAGCGGAAAACAATGAACCAGACGACAGGTTTgagtttttaaatttagatttgttttagaattttagataTCCTTTTGGGTAGAATATTGGTGAAAtctgagggtttttttttttttttttgtttttttttgtttgtttgtttgtttgtttgtttgtcccCTGTATTAGGGTGCGGCCCAAGAAGCGGCTAATTTTTCCGGGAAAAACATTggcaaagagaaagaagaaaaagaaagtgctTTCGGATCTTGAAGGTTCTCCCAAGGATGAAGATGAAACAATAAATGAACAGTCTACAGAGCAGCAGCATCATCATCATGACGCCCctgaagaaggagaaggagagaGAACAGTGAGAAAATCTACCAGAACTGCTGTCATTATTAGGCAAGCTGAGAGAGATGCAATACGTGCAGCCTTGCAAGCCACTATGAGGGTCagttttgtttttaacttttctgTTTGTCGTTGTCAGAATTCTGATTGTGGAGTGAGTTACTTTTAGTGGGATAAGGATCATGATGAATGACTACATTATTGGTCATTTTGTCTGCGATGTAATGCATGGATATAAGCTTGAAATATGTATTACGATCAGGTGCATGATATAGACTTTGGACTTGTGAGCTGCCTTGGTATACTTGAGCATTCTTATGGGTACTTAGATTGTAGTGAGATCCTTATTGATGTGTCTTCCTAACTTGTTTAGTTCGTTTGGTAttttaccattttattatttgtttgataTGCATGCAAGCACTTCTTTCAACTATGGAGGAGTGCTATGAAACAAATTTGTCTTCAATGCCAGTTCCTTTTGTAACAgccaataaagagaaaaaaggagGGTGAAGAGAAGAGGATGACCCAGGAAGAGATGCTTTTGGAAGCAGCCCAAACAGGTTTATACAATTCCCAATGTTAGAAGATGAGAAATGGAATGGACTGCTGGcaactttatattttaatctgaTGTTTTGAACTTCATACATGTAACTTTTCAGAAATAATGAATTTGAGGAACCTGGAGCGTGTTTTAGCAAGGGAGGAAGAAGTTAAGAAAAGAGCTATCGTGCATAAAGCTATCTATAGTGGCCCACAAGTACGATACTTTTCAAAAGATGGTaagctttttcatttttttgatttttctgcTTTATGATGTAATTGTTCTAAGTATCGAAGTGTAGTTTCAACTTTTGATTTTTATGgaacatgatttgattttaaatatcacTTGTCGTTGGATCATGCATTTTGTGCAGGTTATTCATCTTTGGAATTCAGTAAAGGATTGTCATTTCAGTCAGAGATTTCCACTACTCCGATTCCATGTAAGTCAATTGTAGTAAATTTTTAGTGAGCATTTAAATGCCAGTAACAATGCTTGGAGGATCTTCATGTCCACAATTTGGTTGATTGTTTAATTGTTCTTCTAGATCGTCATGCTATATGGCCTGGTGTTTTCGTTTGCTTCAGTAATTAATGCAGCTTGTTGGTGTTCACATAAAACTTATACCCTTCTCTATGGTCATTGACTTGTAGAAACAGTACTTCATAGCATTTTGCAGCTGAAGTGCATTGGCTTTCCTAATGGCGTCAAGGAAGTACATAGAATGAAACTGTTCTCCTTTCAAAATGATGTGTCTAGATTTTTAACGTACTTAAGATGATTTTGTAGTATTTCCTGGCTCTGTTGTATTCCTCTAGACTCTAGTTATGTTTTGTAACCaggtttgatttatatatatatatatatatttctctacTTTGCAGATCCTGAGAAAGCTGTCTGTGCCATTACCGGTTTACCTGCCAAGtaagatattttatttcttaatggTGGCTTTTAATTTATGATTGCAGTCTTTGTAGCCATATTTTTAGTGAGCATATTGTTTTGAACTTTTAATTTAAGGTGTCATCCCTAAGCTCGATTTCTAGAAGGTCCaacagaaaataagaaaataaagacTATATGAAACGTGGTGGATTGTTTAATGTTTGTGATTGACCATACAGCCTTTTGCTTTGTCAACTGCTAAGACTTATTTTGGGTAACAAATGCTATTTAGTTCTCTTCATGagtgaaaaagagaaaacagagagagtGTGGCAGTAAATGTTTAAATGAAATGTGTTCAAATGGCAATAAAATGGAGTATGATTGTCAATGAGGTTGGAGCCAAAAATTAACTACCTTGTTCTCTCCAACTGTAACTCCTGCTCACTGGATTTCATTGATGTTGTAGGTATCGTGACCCAAGGACAGGGCTACCTTATGCAACAAAAGAAGCGTTTAAAATCATACGAGAGCGGTATGGCTTTCCTTGCTTCCTATTAGCCTCTATCTCTTTCTTCCTcttatctctttttcttctgtttctttgaaattttgttgTTCATCCTTGTGCAATATTTACCTTATTAACATTAAGGTTCCCTTGCATTATCTAAATCTCAATCACTAacattagtttaaaatatatttcaatacTTTTTTAACACATTAACTATATGTGATTTCCAGTTTTCAGGGTGAAAATAGTGGTGTCCAGAAACATATGGACATGGGAAATTTATTTGATTCACTTTCTGGGAAAGGTTTTTCAGCAAGGCATAAGAGATCAGCAAAGTCAATTAAAAATGAAGCGTCATTTTCTCGGCATTTGGCACGTTTCCGCAGAATTCCAGCGCTTGAAGATGAAGATTCAGATTAGCTGCCATGGTAATTACAAGGATTAATGACTATTTTTATTGTCtaattttattggtttattcTACAAACTGCTTTCAGTGAGAAATTTCAATATGTATTGCCATTTCCTGTTGCATATCTGTCATCAAAAGGATTTTCTCCTGctgttatgcattttttttttttggggaaaaaaaggcTACATGTAGATGTCGGACTAAATTTATCTTATTGCATTTTACTactacatttaaatttttttggttctctGTATTTTGTCTGTTGGTTTGCAGAATGATTCGCTTTTGATGTTTGTTCTTTTATTAGCAGAGAAACCCTTTGACAAAGATATAAGGATTCGATGGTGATAATAATGCTCTTCAAGCTATGAGAATTTGTCGTACATAAAAATGTGGGTTGATGTAATTGCGTGAGTATTACTACTTATTCTTGCATGTAACGTAATTGTTTTCTAATTCCTTTTCATGTAATTCTTttccaaattcaaatatatgttcAAATTTCCTGCAGCAAGATTTACATTAGGTTATGCCATGGAGTCTGGAGAGTGGAACCCGTGTCCAACTTCTTCATTGTTGATTAAAAGAAGCAAGCGTTGGAAGCAGTTTGTTGGTACATTTCCCATCACGAGTTCGTGTTTAGAAAGCCCTGGTCTCTAAAGCGCAATGGCACCGGCTTATAAAGGCTGTGGCTTTATATAATGAACAGGGCTGGCCCAACTTTATCTGTGGccttagacccaaaaaaaaaaaataataataataataataattaaatagtatatttacgtaaataatattaattatcatatatttatagttatgcctttttttttttttaaataggacAAAGACTTTGCTTTGAATTTCTAGTGAGAACTGTTTGTTGCTTctaaacattttctttttcaagtgGATGTAGATTATAGTAATCTTTTTCAATGTAGTGATGATGTCGATAGTTTTTCTTATGATAATTTACAAATATGGAtgcaatttcatatttttatcaattttgacCCAACAAAAcgtgattttttatttgagcaTAAATGTGATCTTGGAAGCCTCATCGTTATTTTCACctttttaaacctttttttttttttttttttggggtaaacaGCCTTTCAAAACTATTAATTGAACTGCTTTGATTGCATggtcataatatatatgtttataagtCTCAATATTTATAAAAGGGTGACATTGTAAGAAATGTTTTGGAACCGTgataatgtataaaaattaatagaagaaaaaagccaaaaagaaaTACATTAGCGAATGATTTTTCTCCTTCATTGTTTCAAAGGAAatatttctcatatatataaatggtgTACCTTCACATGCCCGTATGattcatccaaaaataaaaaaaattaaaaaaaaaataaaaacgtacGGAAACAAATTGACAATTTATGCTCTGATTTTCAAACATcgaattttggtattttaaaaaaatttcccaactaaaaactaaaacatATCTACCACACGTCACTAAATCGGATGATGACGTGTCACTACATTATACGACACGTCGCTGTAAGTTATCGTGGCTAGGTTTTAAAAGCAACAGCCGGTCGTAACGGTCGGTTTTTACCATCTTTGAAGAAAATTAGGTTCATTATAAAAGTAAAACCCTAGAAAACCCTCAGCCGCAATCCACTGACTTTTAGTGCATTACCGGAAAGCGAAATTCCGGCGAAGCGCGGCTCCTATGCGGGTATCGAAAAATGGGAATACCGGCGTTTTATAAATGGCTGATGGACAGGTACCCTCGCACGGTGGTTGACGCAGTCGAAGAAGCCGCCGGATATGGAGGCTCTCCGATCGACACCACCCGACCTAACCCTAACGGTTTGGAGTTCGACAATCTCTACCTCGACATGAATGGGATCATCCACCCCTGTTTTCACCCCGAAGGACTGGTACTACTACTAGCAATTTTTCCTGTATTATATTTATACGTTTTTGTTTTTCCGTCAAGTTTGAAAATTGAGTGATGAAATTTTGTGAGCTATGGATATTGCAGCCTGCTCCCAAGACGTACGATGAGGTATTCAAGGCAGTTTTCAAGTACATTGACAAGATATTTTCCGTTGTCAGGCCTCGGAAGCTTCTGTTCCTCGCCATTGGTGAGTGATATTTGTTAAGAGTGCTTGATTTTTGTTAGTTGGGGATCGTTAATGGCAATGTTGTGGAATAATAAAACAAGTAGTGGAGATGTTTATCGTCTTAAGTGTATACTTTTTGATTCAATGATAGACagtaaaatttagaatttacgttatttcaaatttaaaagtattGAATGGCAAAGGGACAATTTTTCGTCTGGTGAAAACTTTCAGTGTGTTGTTGGTTCTGCAACAACGGCAAGTATGGTTTTTGAATTGTGTGTCTGTATGGTCAAACTTTATTCTGTGAAGGAAAGAGCTTTGCCTGGTTTATCACCTTTGAATAACAAATGTATCTTATAGATATGCGTATCTTCTGTTTTTTTGATTTGTTGACATTTATTCTGTGCAGATGGTGTTGCACCTAGAGCTAAGATGAACCAACAACGGTCAAGGCGTTTCAAGGCTGCTAAAGATGCTGCGGATGAAGTGAGTCTTATAATCATTAGAAACTATACTAACTTGTAACATTCAtgttgataataaattttattgctATTGGTCTTTATTCTAATTGAGGATTTGATTTATTTCAGGCCGTGCAGAAACAGATGACAGGAAATGTTTGTGAATTAAAAGAGGAGAAGTTTCCTTCTTTGGAGCAGTCTAATAAGCTGGACTCAAATGTAATCACACCTGGAACTGAATTCATGTCGTTATTGTCTTCAGCGCTTCGTTATTACATAAATTTAAGAATGAATGAGGATTTGGGATGGCGTGGATTAAAGGTAGTCTTAAAAATCTTTTGCTATAGTATTCAAGtgtttctctttctctgtgTGCTAATTTTTAATCATGAGGGTTTTCTAGGTTATTCTTTCAGATGCCAGTGTTCCTGGTGAAGGGGAGCATAAAGTAATGTCTTATATCCGTTTGCAAAGAAATCTACCTGGATTTGATCCAAATATGAGCCACTGTCTCTACGGGCtggtaaatataattatttcttgTGGTTGTAGACAAAATCTACTACAGATATTTCAAGGTATTGTCAATGGGGCTAACACTCTCTGTTGCTTTAGGATGCTGATCTTATTATGCTTGCACTGGCCACCCATGACATCCATTTCTCAATTCTTAGAGAGGTTTGTGATTCAGGGATGTGTACACTTAGAAAATTATTGCTATTTCTAAGATACTGTGGTATAGGGAAAGAAGAAATCCACTTAATTCCACTTGTACTTTTGTGTGTGCCATAGGATGTTCAGCTACGTAGGAAAAATTCAAATAGATCTTCAAAATTTGCAAGGCATTCTTCACTGATGGATCAGGGACAAGTTAGTAGATTTTTGGAACAAATGGAACCGGTTAGTGAGAATCTAGAAGCTTACATATCAAGACAGAGATTTCAggtctttctcttttttattttactttattttattttattttttgatgatgAACCTAGCTATATGTGGTTGAAGTAATGATGTTAACTATTTCTTGCTGATGTAGATTGAGCAATATAGTGCACATGACATAAGAACGAATTTTGTGTTCTTCCTGGTTTGATGATGTCTAAAGGATGATGCATATATGTTTACACAAACAAACATATTTATGTGTAACATGTATATGCTTTGGTAGTATACTTAAGTTGAGACAGCTATTCTTCTATGAATTTGTAGGTGGCCATAATTTTTGGTTCAGATTCTTTATGATCATAATATTTGTACAGctcatattttttcttctattgC
Proteins encoded:
- the LOC107414935 gene encoding SWR1 complex subunit 2 isoform X1, coding for MDASMDDAPVLLDRASRASRGKRMTKLLDDEIEEDELFWNQDALKEEEDDTNYEEEQEVADEFDSDFDEDEPEPEEEAENNEPDDRVRPKKRLIFPGKTLAKRKKKKKVLSDLEGSPKDEDETINEQSTEQQHHHHDAPEEGEGERTVRKSTRTAVIIRQAERDAIRAALQATMRPIKRKKEGEEKRMTQEEMLLEAAQTEIMNLRNLERVLAREEEVKKRAIVHKAIYSGPQVRYFSKDGYSSLEFSKGLSFQSEISTTPIPYPEKAVCAITGLPAKYRDPRTGLPYATKEAFKIIRERVKIVVSRNIWTWEIYLIHFLGKVFQQGIRDQQSQLKMKRHFLGIWHVSAEFQRLKMKIQISCHAEKPFDKDIRIRW
- the LOC107414935 gene encoding SWR1 complex subunit 2 isoform X2, producing the protein MDASMDDAPVLLDRASRASRGKRMTKLLDDEIEEDELFWNQDALKEEEDDTNYEEEQEVADEFDSDFDEDEPEPEEEAENNEPDDRVRPKKRLIFPGKTLAKRKKKKKVLSDLEGSPKDEDETINEQSTEQQHHHHDAPEEGEGERTVRKSTRTAVIIRQAERDAIRAALQATMRPIKRKKEGEEKRMTQEEMLLEAAQTEIMNLRNLERVLAREEEVKKRAIVHKAIYSGPQVRYFSKDGYSSLEFSKGLSFQSEISTTPIPYPEKAVCAITGLPAKYRDPRTGLPYATKEAFKIIRERVKIVVSRNIWTWEIYLIHFLGKVFQQGIRDQQSQLKMKRHFLGIWHVSAEFQRLKMKIQISCHEKPFDKDIRIRW